A single genomic interval of Hevea brasiliensis isolate MT/VB/25A 57/8 chromosome 4, ASM3005281v1, whole genome shotgun sequence harbors:
- the LOC110631563 gene encoding serine/threonine-protein kinase RIPK has protein sequence MTVEKVTWISMLSSCFKSQEKEKPSSSKPKKEVTKQTSFQRISLSDLSNPSSLSEDLSISLAGSNLHVFTLAELKVITQGFSSSNFIGEGGFGPVHKGFIDDKVKPGLEAQPVAVKLLDLEGLQGHREWLTEVIFLGQLRHPHLVKLIGYCCEEEHRLLVYEYMPRGSLENQLFRRYSASLPWSSRMKIALGAAKGLAFLHESEKPVIYRDFKASNILLDSDYTPKLSDFGLAKDGPEGSDTHVSTRVMGTQGYAAPEYIMTGHLTAMSDVYSFGVVLLELLTGRRSVDKSRPQREQNLAEWARPMLNEARKLGRIMDPRLEGQYSETGARKAAALAYQCLSHRPKQRPTMSTVVKILEPLKDFDDIPCGPFVYTVPTEADNPKEDVKKCTEPKKDVKKENGHHHQKHPLHHGHRRHHHKSARSPAIHSETALRQNHRNGFDSPLHPEAKGA, from the exons ATGACTGTGGAGAAGGTTACGTGGATATCAATGCTTTCCAGTTGTTTCAAGTCACAGGAGAAAGAGAAACCATCATCATCGAAACCCAAGAAGGAGGTCACTAAACAAACTTCATTCCAGAGGATTTCACTCTCTGATTTGAGCAATCCCAGTTCACTCTCCGAGGATCTTTCTATTTCTCTTGCTGGTTCAAACCTTCACGTTTTTACTCTCGCCGAGCTTAAGGTGATCACACAGGGCTTCTCGTCAAGCAACTTTATTGGTGAAGGAGGATTTGGACCAGTGCACAAGGGCTTCATTGATGACAAGGTCAAGCCTGGCTTGGAGGCTCAGCCTGTTGCGGTCAAGCTCTTAGACCTGGAAGGCTTACAAGGTCATAGGGAGTGGTTG ACGGAAGTGATCTTTCTTGGGCAGTTGAGGCATCCACATCTGGTGAAGCTAATTGGCTATTGTTGCGAAGAGGAACATAGGCTTTTAGTTTATGAATATATGCCACGAGGCAGCTTAGAGAATCAGTTGTTTAGAA GATATTCTGCATCACTACCATGGTCGAGCAGAATGAAAATTGCTCTTGGAGCTGCAAAGGGTCTTGCCTTCCTCCATGAATCAGAAAAACCTGTTATATACAGGGATTTCAAAGCCTCCAACATCTTGTTAGACTCG GATTATACACCTAAACTTTCAGATTTTGGGCTAGCAAAGGATGGTCCTGAAGGATCTGATACGCATGTTTCCACCCGAGTTATGGGAACGCAAGGCTATGCTGCTCCTGAATATATCATGACAG GTCACTTGACGGCAATGAGCGATGTGTATAGTTTTGGAGTAGTGCTCCTGGAGCTTCTTACCGGGAGAAGGTCTGTGGACAAGAGCCGCCCTCAAAGAGAACAGAACCTGGCAGAGTGGGCAAGACCCATGTTGAATGAAGCTCGAAAACTTGGGAGGATAATGGACCCAAGACTCGAAGGCCAGTACTCGGAAACAGGGGCTCGAAAGGCCGCTGCATTGGCTTATCAATGCCTGAGCCACAGGCCAAAACAGAGACCAACAATGAGCACAGTTGTGAAGATCCTAGAACCACTCAAGGATTTTGATGATATCCCATGTGGACCCTTCGTGTACACAGTTCCAACCGAAGCTGACAATCCTAAAGAAGATGTTAAAAAATGCACTGAACCCAAGAAAGATGTGAAGAAAGAAAATGGCCATCACCACCAAAAGCATCCACTCCACCATGGCCATAGGCGGCATCACCACAAATCGGCAAGGTCCCCAGCCATTCACTCAGAAACTGCTCTACGCCAAAATCACAGAAATGGGTTTGATTCTCCCCTGCACCCAGAAGCCAAGGGAGCATAG
- the LOC110631569 gene encoding thiol protease aleurain-like — protein MAFVRVAFVSSILLLLFCVAAAGSTFDDSNPIRLVSDRLRDFEASVVKVIGHTRRALSFARFAHRYGKSYETEEEMKLRFAIFSENLDLIRSINKKGLPYALAINDFADWTWQEFQKHRLGAAQNCSATTKGNHKLTDAVVPETKDWREEGIVSPVKNQGHCGSCWTFSTTGALEAAYHQAFGKGISLSEQQLVDCAGAFNNFGCNGGLPSQAFQYIKYNGGLETEEAYPYTGKDDTCKFSSENVGVRVLDSVNITLGAEDELKHAVAFVRPVSVAFEVVSGFRFYKDGVYTSDTCGKTPMDVNHAVLAVGYGVENGVPYWLIKNSWGDDWGDNGYFKMEFGKNMCGVATCASYPVVA, from the exons ATGGCTTTCGTTCGCGTTGCCTTCGTTTCTTCGATCCTGCTTCTGCTCTTCTGCGTCGCTGCTGCTGGATCAACCTTTGACGACTCTAATCCTATCAGACTTGTGTCAGATCGTCTTCGTGACTTCGAAGCTTCTGTCGTCAAAGTTATCGGTCACACCCGCCGCGCTCTTTCCTTCGCCCGTTTTGCTCACAG GTATGGGAAGAGTTATGAGACTGAGGAGGAGATGAAGCTGAGGTTCGCCATTTTCTCGGAGAATTTGGATTTGATCAGATCCATCAACAAAAAGGGCCTGCCTTACGCTCTTGCCATTAAcg ATTTCGCTGATTGGACCTGGCAAGAGTTCCAAAAGCACAGATTGGGAGCTGCACAGAACTGCTCTGCCACCACAAAGGGCAATCACAAGCTTACTGACGCTGTCGTTCCTGAAACG AAAGACTGGAGGGAAGAAGGCATCGTCAGCCCAGTTAAGAATCAAGGCCATTGTGGTTCTTGCTGGACTTTCAG CACCACTGGAGCTCTTGAGGCAGCCTATCATCAGGCTTTTGGAAAGGGAATCTCTTTGTCTGAGCAGCAGCTTGTGGATTGTGCTGGAGCTTTTAATAACTTTGGATGCAATGGTGGATTGCCATCGCAAGCttttcaatacatcaaatacaatggTGGTCTTGAAACCGAGGAAGCATATCCCTACACTGGAAAAGATGATACATGCAAATTCTCATCGGAAAATGTTGGTGTTCGGGTGCTTGATTCTGTCAACATTACCCTT GGTGCTGAAGATGAATTAAAGCATGCAGTTGCATTTGTTCGTCCTGTGAGTGTGGCTTTTGAAGTTGTAAGTGGTTTCCGTTTTTACAAGGATGGAGTTTACACCAGTGATACTTGTGGCAAAACTCCGATG GATGTGAACCATGCAGTTCTGGCAGTTGGGTATGGAGTCGAAAATGGTGTTCCATATTGGCTAATTAAGAACTCATGGGGAGATGACTGGGGAGATAATGGCTATTTTAAGATGGAGTTTGGGAAAAACATGTGTG GTGTTGCAACATGTGCATCATACCCTGTTGTAGCATAA